In Plasmodium cynomolgi strain B DNA, scaffold: 0289, whole genome shotgun sequence, the sequence TCACTATTTTGAATGCTTTTGATAGCATTTGATATATAACCCTTGGATGTGTTTGCAGGTTCTGCAGTTACAATTTGTGTTGCTTTATTAGAATTTTTTGATCCTGTTCGTAAAACAAAACATGATAAGAAAGGTATTCCATCtgaactttttatttctttacaaCTGAAATATTGAGGTTTTATTCCTTTATCTGAGTTTGAATCTTCAAGaccattcttttttatatcacTACCGGATAGACctttattttctaaattacAAACAGATAAAtccttatttatatttagtttaCATAAAAGGTTATTCGGATTATAATACTCTTCACATTTAAAGTAATGATAACAATGTCCAATCATGCCATAATAATCACAGcataaatcatttttatgctttatatatatatcactaatatatttaaggtatttattatatttttcttcgttaGCATTTGAAGTactaaatttgttttttagaGTATTGtagtatttaaaatattcatatagatatttttcttcgtgGAACCCTTTTAATTCCGTTAAATCTCtactataaaaattataaagacAGTAATATAGTTTTAAACTTTGAGTAACActattttgtatattaagaaatttattaataacaGGACCGACGTTGTTACCCTCTATATTAGtttctttccatatttgATCATATATCCAATATTTGTAATGTAAGCACTTATCACGATATTTTATTGGACTAGCTAATTCTGAGagttcttttaaattttttgcaatttttttacaagttttttcatctttttcattttttgttttatatgaTGATATGAATTCTTTACAATGGATATAATATTCATCGAGATCATTTTCcgcatcaaattttttatatatttgataTGAAGTAGTATTTCCtaatatataattctaaatattaaaaagaaaaacaataataattACATCGATAGGTAAGAAATAAgtattaattatatactaATAGATATAAGATACACGAAAGTCCCTcataattgtttttaaaaatataatttgaaATTATACCATTTCATCCTCAGTTAAAGAAGACATTTTATTAGACATGTGAATTATTGACAGGGTTTAGGGCAGAAGGGCTAGGTTTGATGTATCGGTCAACACGTTGCTCGTTTGCAAAAGCAGATTGggggtatattattttataacccggccggaaagcaaaaaataactaaCAGGAACGTAAATCATAATACGCgtaaatgtgcatatgcatgtatcatcataagaatgaaaaaaatttattatttttaaaaaaataaaaattgtggatttgcacgaacgtaaaaaatatttgtaattgttaaaaaaaaaaaaaaagtaaagggtccccttttttaaggcaattttaaaattagtaGTGAGAGCGCCATGCGCGcagtaaaatatatgtatatatatatatatgtacgtactaGCGTGGCtggttacgtagaaaatgcttgtggaccttttttccagcagaGATAGCATCTTCCTAGCGCGCCGAGTTCTCGTTTTACTAGTGGGGAGGATGTTCTGAAGTTGTTGCAGCGAGAAAATCAGCATCACTCCTgagcaggtattatatacatatgtaataatatatatgcactatggatggcgttttttttttcttcttcacgaTACCAAGCGCTTTGGtgaaagggctattttcctCTCGTTAGCAGTTCTGCTCTTCGGAGACAGAATATGTCATGGGCAACaaatatgctgcacgatgattatgccatacaaataaggcgcAGTAATGTGCTTGGGCAAAAtacgaataaaaaatttccctgagcagataaataaatagtgcatttCCTGGGCTAGCCTTCTTTCCGCTGCTAAGCccgtatatgtatatatataatatatatataatgccccccttaatctccttccttcgaaagtggcctacttggaacggcgcgtttgttaaatTCCCCGCCAACGGAATATTCCGTTGGAGAATCTGCGTGCACTTACaatgaa encodes:
- a CDS encoding hypothetical protein (putative), with the translated sequence MSSLTEDEMNYILGNTTSYQIYKKFDAENDLDEYYIHCKEFISSYKTKNEKDEKTCKKIAKNLKELSELASPIKYRDKCLHYKYWIYDQIWKETNIEGNNVGPVINKFLNIQNSVTQSLKLYYCLYNFYSRDLTELKGFHEEKYLYEYFKYYNTLKNKFSTSNANEEKYNKYLKYISDIYIKHKNDLCCDYYGMIGHCYHYFKCEEYYNPNNLLCKLNINKDLSVCNLENKGLSGSDIKKNGLEDSNSDKGIKPQYFSCKEIKSSDGIPFLSCFVLRTGSKNSNKATQIVTAEPANTSKGYISNAIKSIQNSECKVISDNIHATSYKCETKKDLQLSKNGVGVEINKEESVKDYDKLDDDEEETSTKETQNDFRWRIDETIMRCPAHPSDKLGKQLCGHILELRKQGKIEKPPPLKISQIHGVGSVSDNNLLREREEQIRREKNLVFLLEG